A genome region from Desulfovibrio sp. TomC includes the following:
- a CDS encoding arylsulfatase, with amino-acid sequence MKRLFLSLLAAAVLAVGWGGAAQAQGDSGQPGSPSATVAIPGDQLPPPPQPFGGVIKDTAPQSKPYWPARIVPPKGAPNVLLIMTDDSGYGVPSTFGGVIPTPALDRIAGQGLRYTNFHSTALCSPTRAALITGRNHHSVGFGVIAEQATGYPGYDSFITKDKATIGRILKDNGYRTSWFGKDHNTPAFQASQDGPFDQWPIGMGFEYFYGFVGGDANQWEPNLFRNTTQIYPFLNKPGWNLTTAMADDAIAYMNRLNALSPDQPFFLYYVPGGTHAPHHPTPEWIDKISRMHLFDQGWNALREQIFANQKKLGVIPADAKLTPWPDDLLKKWDALTDDEKKMFIRQVDVFAAYVAYTDHEIGRVIQAVEDLGKLDNTLIIYINGDNGTSSEGTLIGTPNEVAMFNGVDVPVADQLKYFYDAWGSDKTYNHMAVPWAWAFDTPFPWTKQIASHLGGIRQGMAISWPGHITDKGGVRQQFHHVIDIVPTILEATGVKQPKTVDGIRQSPIEGVSMAYTFDAKNAKAPSTHKTQYFEMMGDRALYHEGWLASTKVMRPPWDVVAAAKDPMTYPWELYDLGADWTQSTDIAAKHPEKLKQLQAMFMQEAKKYQVLPLDTSVVTRMINPRPSITAGRNVFTWKLPLTGTPNGDAPSILNASYNFKAEVEIPQGGAEGMLITQGGRFAGYGFYVLKNKPVFLWNLVDLKRVRWEGPELTPGKHVLEFDFAYDGLGMGTLAFNNFSGVGGGGTGVLKVDGQAVDTQKMEHTLPFTLQWDEALDIGSDTLTGVNDADYQTPFAFTGTIDKITLTVDRPKLSPEDVKKLEQAQRSTKVSE; translated from the coding sequence ATGAAACGCCTTTTCCTCTCTCTCCTGGCCGCAGCCGTCCTGGCTGTGGGCTGGGGCGGCGCTGCCCAGGCCCAGGGCGACAGCGGCCAGCCGGGTTCGCCCAGCGCCACCGTCGCCATCCCGGGCGACCAGCTCCCGCCGCCGCCGCAGCCATTTGGCGGCGTTATCAAGGACACTGCGCCCCAGTCGAAACCCTACTGGCCGGCGCGCATCGTGCCGCCCAAGGGCGCTCCCAACGTGCTTTTGATCATGACCGACGACTCGGGCTACGGCGTGCCGAGCACCTTCGGCGGCGTCATCCCCACCCCGGCCCTGGACCGCATTGCCGGGCAGGGGCTTCGCTACACCAACTTTCACTCGACCGCCCTGTGCTCGCCGACCCGGGCGGCGCTCATTACCGGGCGCAACCACCATTCGGTGGGCTTCGGGGTCATCGCCGAGCAGGCCACCGGCTACCCCGGGTACGACAGCTTCATCACCAAGGACAAGGCCACCATCGGCCGCATTCTCAAGGACAACGGCTACCGCACCTCCTGGTTTGGCAAGGACCACAACACCCCGGCCTTCCAGGCCAGCCAGGACGGTCCGTTTGACCAGTGGCCCATCGGCATGGGCTTTGAGTATTTCTACGGCTTTGTCGGCGGCGACGCCAACCAGTGGGAGCCCAACCTCTTTCGCAACACCACCCAAATCTATCCCTTCCTGAACAAGCCCGGCTGGAACCTGACCACGGCCATGGCCGACGACGCCATCGCCTATATGAACCGCTTAAACGCCCTGTCCCCGGACCAGCCCTTTTTCCTCTACTACGTGCCCGGCGGCACCCATGCGCCGCACCACCCGACCCCGGAGTGGATCGACAAGATCAGCCGGATGCACCTCTTCGATCAGGGCTGGAACGCGCTGCGCGAACAGATTTTCGCCAATCAGAAAAAGCTCGGCGTCATCCCGGCCGACGCCAAGCTGACGCCTTGGCCCGACGATCTGCTCAAGAAGTGGGACGCGCTGACCGACGACGAGAAAAAGATGTTCATCCGCCAGGTCGACGTCTTCGCCGCCTACGTGGCCTACACCGATCACGAGATCGGCCGGGTCATCCAGGCGGTCGAGGATTTGGGCAAGCTCGACAATACGCTCATTATTTACATCAACGGCGACAACGGCACGAGTTCCGAAGGCACGCTTATCGGCACGCCCAACGAAGTGGCCATGTTTAACGGCGTCGATGTGCCGGTGGCCGACCAGCTCAAGTACTTCTACGACGCCTGGGGGTCGGACAAGACCTACAACCACATGGCCGTGCCCTGGGCCTGGGCTTTTGACACGCCGTTCCCCTGGACCAAGCAGATTGCCTCGCACCTCGGCGGCATCCGCCAGGGCATGGCCATCTCCTGGCCCGGCCACATCACGGACAAGGGCGGCGTGCGCCAGCAGTTCCACCACGTCATCGACATCGTGCCGACCATCCTTGAGGCCACGGGCGTCAAGCAGCCCAAGACCGTGGACGGCATCAGGCAAAGCCCCATCGAAGGCGTGAGCATGGCCTATACCTTCGACGCGAAAAACGCCAAAGCGCCCTCGACCCACAAGACCCAGTACTTCGAGATGATGGGCGACCGCGCCCTCTACCACGAAGGCTGGCTGGCCAGCACCAAGGTCATGCGTCCGCCCTGGGACGTGGTGGCTGCCGCCAAAGATCCCATGACCTATCCCTGGGAGCTCTACGACCTCGGCGCCGACTGGACCCAGTCCACGGACATTGCCGCCAAGCATCCCGAGAAGCTCAAGCAGCTGCAGGCGATGTTCATGCAGGAAGCCAAAAAGTATCAGGTGTTGCCGCTTGATACCTCGGTGGTGACGCGCATGATCAACCCGCGGCCGAGCATCACGGCCGGGCGCAACGTGTTCACCTGGAAGCTGCCGCTGACCGGCACGCCCAACGGCGACGCGCCGTCAATCCTCAATGCCTCATACAACTTCAAGGCCGAAGTGGAGATTCCCCAGGGCGGGGCCGAGGGCATGCTCATCACCCAGGGCGGCCGCTTTGCCGGCTACGGCTTCTATGTCCTTAAAAACAAGCCGGTGTTCCTGTGGAATCTGGTCGATCTCAAGCGCGTGCGCTGGGAAGGCCCGGAACTGACGCCGGGCAAGCATGTCCTGGAGTTCGACTTTGCCTACGACGGCCTGGGCATGGGGACGTTGGCCTTTAACAACTTCTCCGGCGTCGGGGGCGGCGGCACGGGCGTGCTCAAGGTGGACGGGCAGGCTGTCGACACCCAGAAGATGGAACACACCTTGCCGTTCACCCTGCAATGGGACGAGGCCCTGGACATCGGGTCGGACACCCTGACCGGCGTCAATGACGCGGATTACCAGACGCCGTTCGCCTTTACCGGCACAATCGACAAGATCACCCTGACCGTCGACCGGCCCAAGCTGTCGCCGGAAGACGTCAAGAAGCTGGAGCAGGCCCAACGCAGCACCAAGGTGAGTGAATAA
- a CDS encoding DUF1254 domain-containing protein, with amino-acid sequence MFRLTIHLGAALLALLAVAAAPAGAQPAAPATPAAATYKMTTPMPPGVAAPDTMETRLGTLKFFDGFPDPASVDTLYDNLDFQRAVQAYLLALPAVSQATNRNAIRTLGPVNATVPIFEQLMDSRSTFLTANDNTVYSWTWVDLSQGPLVVEVPPKVLGAINDMWFRWVVDVGITGPDHGKGGKYLLLPPGYTGAVPSGYIVVRPPTVSNWIPWRSFLVDGDPKPGVELVKKYTRIYPLSQKANPPKMQFVDLSGKPFNTVAPADDRFWGLLDQVVQEEPSASLDPVTLGLFAAIGIEKGKPFKPDARMQKILADAAAVGDATARAVAFKMRQKADYYYDKSAWRLPFLGGYKFESQPGVSNLDGAIMYYFAATGVTPAMEEKMVGRGSQYAWAVEGADGKPLDGGRNYTLHLPPNIPVKDFWSVIVYSNQTRSMVQTDQAHPSVGSQTKGLAVNADGSVDVYFGPKAPAGKENNWVQTIPGQGWNTILRLYGPLAPWFDKTWRPGEIEPQQ; translated from the coding sequence ATGTTTCGTTTGACGATCCACCTGGGCGCGGCGCTGTTGGCGCTGCTCGCCGTTGCCGCCGCGCCGGCCGGCGCCCAGCCGGCGGCCCCGGCCACACCGGCTGCTGCGACCTACAAAATGACCACGCCCATGCCCCCGGGCGTGGCTGCGCCGGACACGATGGAGACGCGCCTGGGAACGCTCAAGTTCTTTGACGGCTTTCCCGATCCGGCCAGCGTGGACACGCTGTACGACAACCTGGACTTCCAGCGGGCCGTCCAGGCCTACTTGCTGGCCTTGCCGGCCGTCAGCCAGGCGACCAACCGCAACGCCATCCGCACCCTTGGGCCGGTCAATGCGACCGTGCCGATTTTTGAGCAGCTCATGGATTCGCGTTCGACGTTTTTAACCGCCAACGACAACACCGTGTACAGCTGGACCTGGGTCGATCTGAGCCAGGGGCCGCTCGTGGTCGAAGTGCCGCCCAAGGTGCTTGGGGCCATAAACGACATGTGGTTTCGCTGGGTGGTCGATGTCGGCATCACCGGCCCCGACCACGGCAAGGGCGGCAAGTACCTGCTCTTGCCGCCGGGCTACACGGGCGCTGTGCCGTCGGGCTACATTGTCGTGCGTCCGCCGACCGTAAGCAACTGGATTCCCTGGCGCAGCTTCCTCGTGGACGGCGATCCGAAGCCCGGCGTGGAGCTGGTCAAAAAATACACCCGGATCTATCCGCTGTCCCAGAAGGCCAATCCGCCGAAAATGCAGTTCGTGGATCTGTCGGGCAAGCCGTTTAACACGGTGGCTCCGGCCGATGACCGTTTCTGGGGACTGCTTGATCAGGTCGTGCAGGAAGAACCGAGCGCGTCGCTTGATCCGGTGACCCTTGGTCTCTTTGCCGCCATCGGCATCGAGAAAGGCAAGCCCTTTAAGCCCGACGCCAGGATGCAGAAGATCCTCGCCGACGCCGCCGCCGTTGGCGACGCCACGGCCCGGGCCGTGGCCTTCAAGATGCGCCAGAAGGCTGACTATTATTACGACAAGAGTGCCTGGCGTCTGCCGTTCCTGGGCGGCTACAAGTTCGAGAGCCAGCCCGGGGTCAGCAATCTTGACGGCGCGATCATGTATTACTTTGCGGCGACGGGCGTGACTCCGGCCATGGAGGAAAAGATGGTCGGCCGGGGGTCGCAGTACGCCTGGGCCGTTGAAGGAGCCGACGGCAAGCCGCTTGACGGCGGACGCAACTATACCCTGCACCTGCCGCCGAATATCCCGGTCAAGGATTTCTGGTCGGTCATCGTCTACAGCAACCAGACCCGTTCGATGGTCCAGACCGATCAGGCCCACCCGAGCGTCGGCAGCCAGACCAAGGGCCTTGCCGTCAACGCCGACGGTTCGGTGGACGTGTACTTTGGTCCCAAGGCTCCGGCCGGCAAGGAAAACAACTGGGTGCAGACCATACCCGGCCAGGGCTGGAATACAATTTTGCGTTTGTATGGACCGCTTGCCCCATGGTTTGATAAAACGTGGCGTCCGGGTGAAATCGAGCCGCAACAGTGA
- a CDS encoding DUF2092 domain-containing protein, whose product MGTKRWTVVGAAVAVVVLLAASGWAKTGKTAASTKPAEAAPQVTLEPQALEILKAAGARLASAKTLSFTATADYEYPSRLGPPLVYAMRYDVVMARPDKLKVVIPGDGPASEFYCDGKEMAAFVPAENLAAVAEAAPTIEATLKKAFDTADIYFPFTDLLVADPYTALTEGMTHVFSVGTSMVVGGTKTDIVAVANGEVFLQLWIGAEDRLPRRIRAVYQADPLRLRHDLELADWKLDIPVAAEVFVSQPAHAANRIGFARPALTPAPQPRAKPSKP is encoded by the coding sequence ATGGGGACGAAACGATGGACTGTGGTTGGAGCGGCAGTGGCCGTGGTTGTGCTGCTGGCCGCCAGCGGCTGGGCCAAAACCGGCAAGACCGCCGCATCGACGAAACCGGCCGAGGCTGCGCCGCAAGTGACCCTGGAACCGCAGGCCTTGGAGATTTTGAAGGCGGCCGGGGCCAGGCTTGCCAGCGCCAAGACGCTGTCGTTTACGGCCACGGCCGACTACGAATACCCAAGCCGGCTTGGGCCGCCGCTCGTCTACGCCATGCGTTACGACGTCGTCATGGCGCGCCCGGACAAGCTCAAAGTGGTCATCCCCGGCGACGGGCCGGCCTCGGAGTTTTACTGCGACGGCAAGGAAATGGCGGCCTTTGTTCCGGCCGAGAATCTGGCGGCCGTGGCCGAGGCTGCGCCGACCATCGAAGCGACGCTCAAAAAGGCCTTTGACACGGCCGACATCTACTTCCCCTTTACCGACCTGCTGGTGGCCGATCCGTATACCGCCCTGACCGAGGGCATGACCCATGTCTTTTCCGTGGGCACGTCCATGGTCGTTGGCGGGACCAAAACGGACATCGTGGCCGTGGCCAACGGCGAGGTGTTCCTGCAACTCTGGATCGGGGCCGAGGACAGGCTGCCGCGTCGCATCCGGGCCGTCTATCAGGCCGATCCGCTGCGTCTGCGCCATGATCTGGAACTGGCCGACTGGAAGCTGGATATCCCGGTTGCAGCGGAGGTTTTCGTCTCGCAGCCGGCCCATGCGGCCAACCGCATCGGGTTTGCCCGTCCGGCCCTGACGCCGGCCCCGCAGCCCCGCGCCAAGCCGTCGAAGCCGTAA
- a CDS encoding sigma 54-interacting transcriptional regulator, translating to MNDHPLPQDDGPEPNLLAELPGWFTQREVIPLDDNLALVVCHETMHAIVALCRSVAEHPAPVLLTGETGVGKSLLCRFIHASRNPYAPFFSRMTAGLEADVLDKWIFGTTDGQPGGPAMVEEAGGGTLVIEEMGDLPVSIQRRLLRYWDGQASGEITGGPVQWIAATNLPLRALRPPQAMLPEFLDRFLRIHVPPLRERKQDIPALVAHFSRLAASRETSLQSLEVLANRLSRRAFHGNVRELQSVVSLEIGGGAACPPDEIG from the coding sequence ATGAACGACCATCCCCTGCCCCAAGACGATGGCCCGGAACCGAACCTGCTGGCCGAACTGCCCGGCTGGTTCACCCAGCGGGAGGTCATCCCGCTCGACGACAATCTGGCCCTGGTGGTCTGCCATGAGACCATGCACGCCATCGTGGCCCTGTGCCGGTCCGTGGCCGAGCATCCAGCCCCGGTGCTGTTGACCGGCGAGACCGGGGTGGGCAAGAGCCTGCTGTGCCGCTTCATCCACGCCAGCCGCAATCCCTACGCCCCGTTTTTCTCGCGCATGACCGCGGGCCTGGAGGCCGACGTCCTCGACAAATGGATTTTCGGTACAACAGATGGCCAGCCGGGCGGCCCGGCCATGGTGGAGGAAGCCGGCGGGGGGACGCTGGTCATTGAAGAGATGGGGGATCTGCCCGTGTCCATCCAACGGCGGCTGTTGCGTTACTGGGACGGGCAGGCCTCGGGCGAAATCACGGGCGGACCGGTCCAGTGGATCGCCGCCACCAACCTGCCGCTACGGGCCTTGCGCCCGCCCCAGGCCATGCTGCCGGAATTTCTGGACCGGTTTTTACGTATCCACGTGCCGCCGCTTCGGGAACGCAAGCAGGACATCCCGGCCCTGGTGGCCCATTTCTCCCGGCTGGCCGCCTCGCGGGAGACTTCGCTGCAAAGTCTGGAAGTCCTGGCCAACCGGCTCTCGCGCCGGGCGTTTCACGGCAATGTGCGCGAGCTGCAATCCGTGGTCAGCCTGGAGATCGGCGGGGGCGCGGCCTGCCCGCCGGACGAAATCGGATAG
- a CDS encoding sigma-54-dependent transcriptional regulator, protein MSARLAVVDDEAMARKRLGKAFTRDGCDVALFPDAESFLEQSGQAPFDVALLDMRLPGISGLEALKRLKKHGADTEVILVTGFGSLETAIEAIKLGAYHFVTKPAKLAEIRSLVQGACDKVAMGRENRRLRQALREETGLESMIGASQSMREVFELIRKIAPVGCNVLIEGASGTGKALVARAIHRLSTRKDQAFVSFNCGGFTEELISSELFGYEKGAFTGAAATRVGLLESAGGGTVFLDEIGEMPLSMQVKLLHVIQERQILRVGGVRPIDLDIRVIAATNRDLKQEMAKGLFREDLYYRLNVVNIRLPRLTERKEDIPLLARHFMDKYSLLFHKVVGEVSPQALQILMSYGFPGNVRELENIVERAVALCDSQTLEVADLPRDLQQMDFASVEGERLESLEAVERRHIARVLARTGHNKGLAAQILEIPRTTLWRKLKQFQLD, encoded by the coding sequence ATGTCGGCTAGGTTGGCCGTTGTCGACGACGAGGCCATGGCCCGCAAACGCCTGGGCAAGGCCTTTACCCGCGACGGCTGCGACGTGGCCCTGTTCCCGGACGCCGAATCCTTTCTGGAGCAGTCGGGGCAGGCCCCTTTTGACGTGGCCCTTCTCGATATGCGCCTGCCGGGCATAAGCGGCCTGGAGGCGCTCAAGCGTCTTAAAAAACACGGCGCGGACACCGAGGTCATCCTGGTCACCGGCTTTGGGAGCCTGGAAACAGCCATCGAGGCCATCAAGCTCGGGGCCTACCATTTCGTGACCAAGCCGGCCAAACTGGCGGAAATCCGCAGTCTGGTGCAAGGGGCCTGCGACAAGGTGGCCATGGGCCGGGAGAACCGGCGGCTGCGGCAGGCGCTCCGGGAAGAGACCGGGCTGGAATCCATGATCGGGGCCAGCCAGTCCATGCGCGAGGTCTTTGAGCTGATCCGCAAGATCGCCCCGGTTGGCTGCAATGTGCTGATCGAAGGGGCCAGCGGCACCGGCAAGGCCCTAGTGGCCCGGGCCATCCACCGCCTGTCGACCCGCAAGGACCAGGCCTTTGTCTCGTTTAACTGCGGGGGTTTTACCGAGGAACTCATCTCCAGCGAACTTTTTGGCTATGAGAAAGGGGCCTTCACCGGAGCCGCCGCCACCCGGGTGGGCCTGCTCGAATCCGCCGGCGGGGGCACGGTCTTTTTGGACGAAATCGGCGAGATGCCGCTCTCCATGCAGGTCAAGCTGCTCCACGTCATCCAGGAGCGCCAGATCCTGCGGGTGGGGGGCGTTCGACCCATTGATCTGGACATCCGGGTCATTGCCGCCACCAACCGCGACCTCAAGCAGGAAATGGCCAAGGGCCTTTTCCGGGAAGACCTGTATTACCGCTTGAACGTCGTCAATATCCGGCTGCCGCGCCTGACCGAACGCAAGGAGGACATCCCGCTTCTGGCGCGCCATTTCATGGACAAGTACAGCCTGCTCTTTCACAAAGTGGTGGGCGAGGTCAGCCCCCAAGCCCTGCAAATCCTCATGAGCTACGGCTTTCCGGGCAACGTGCGGGAGCTTGAAAACATCGTGGAGCGGGCCGTGGCCCTGTGCGACTCCCAAACCCTGGAGGTGGCCGATCTGCCGCGCGATCTGCAGCAGATGGATTTCGCGTCGGTCGAGGGCGAACGCCTGGAGAGCCTGGAGGCCGTCGAGCGCCGCCACATCGCCCGGGTCCTGGCCCGCACCGGGCACAACAAAGGCCTGGCCGCCCAGATTCTGGAGATTCCGCGCACCACGCTGTGGCGAAAGCTCAAGCAGTTCCAGCTCGACTGA
- a CDS encoding sensor histidine kinase, giving the protein MCAANRFRIFFNSIKGKIFTLFLVAFLAACGLTLLNVWTLSAVRERLHLSERYDDLFNDILEARRFEKNLLIYGGAENRRDGLLYLDLADAALADLEADIGHVAGPKALDDFRQALSQYRREFSSLDAAHASGKDLARSTGKQLVDVAEELIATKRERIHKTIFEVSLLPFAYLGIFLVFMAILINVIAKSLLKPLSMIGNITARVAKGDFSPVETGGHHIEEVAGLLDALNRMALELTANQEDLLQARKIAALGTLTAGIAHEINNPINNIALSAESLLEVHGDALDEDAREIAGDILAQADRAGEIVRNLLDFSRTEKAQFSRLAPDVIIKSSVALLKNELLISGLTIHVAVPHDLAQVSGNLRHLQQVFLNLMQNAAHATPAGGSIEVTGLDAGDAVCLSVRDTGKGIDPEHLPHIFEPFFTTKEVGKGTGLGLAVTYSIIKRHGGRIEVESAPGQGTAFVVCLPKAPANPVAPKEAGHVG; this is encoded by the coding sequence ATGTGCGCCGCCAATCGGTTCAGGATCTTTTTCAATTCCATTAAAGGAAAGATATTTACGCTGTTCCTGGTGGCCTTTCTGGCGGCTTGCGGGCTTACGCTGCTCAATGTCTGGACGCTTTCCGCCGTGCGCGAGCGCCTGCACCTCTCGGAGCGCTACGACGATCTGTTCAACGACATCCTGGAAGCCAGACGCTTTGAAAAAAACCTGCTGATCTACGGCGGGGCGGAAAACCGGCGTGACGGGCTGCTCTATCTGGATCTGGCCGATGCGGCCCTGGCCGATCTCGAAGCGGACATCGGCCACGTCGCCGGACCAAAGGCCCTGGACGATTTTCGCCAGGCGCTTTCCCAGTACAGGCGGGAATTTTCCTCTCTCGACGCCGCCCACGCCTCGGGCAAGGATCTGGCCCGAAGCACGGGCAAACAGCTGGTGGACGTAGCCGAGGAGCTTATTGCCACCAAGCGCGAACGCATCCACAAGACCATCTTCGAGGTGTCGCTTCTGCCCTTTGCCTACCTGGGCATCTTCCTGGTCTTCATGGCCATTTTAATAAACGTCATCGCCAAAAGCCTGCTTAAGCCCCTGAGCATGATCGGCAATATCACGGCCCGGGTGGCCAAGGGCGATTTCAGCCCGGTCGAGACCGGAGGGCACCATATCGAGGAGGTGGCCGGGCTGCTCGATGCCCTTAACCGCATGGCCCTGGAGCTGACCGCCAATCAGGAAGACCTGCTGCAAGCCCGCAAGATTGCTGCCCTGGGGACGCTCACCGCCGGCATCGCCCACGAGATCAACAACCCCATCAACAACATCGCCCTGTCAGCCGAAAGCCTGCTGGAAGTCCACGGCGACGCCCTGGACGAGGATGCCCGGGAAATCGCCGGCGACATCCTGGCCCAGGCCGACCGGGCCGGGGAGATCGTGCGCAACCTGCTGGATTTCTCCCGCACGGAAAAGGCCCAGTTCAGCCGGCTGGCCCCGGATGTGATCATCAAAAGCTCGGTGGCCCTGCTCAAAAACGAACTGCTCATTTCCGGGCTGACCATCCACGTGGCCGTGCCCCATGATCTGGCCCAGGTGTCCGGGAACCTGCGCCATCTGCAGCAGGTGTTTTTAAACCTCATGCAAAACGCCGCCCACGCCACCCCGGCCGGGGGCAGCATCGAGGTGACCGGCCTGGATGCCGGCGACGCGGTGTGCCTGTCGGTGCGCGACACCGGCAAAGGCATTGATCCCGAACACCTGCCGCATATTTTCGAGCCGTTTTTCACCACCAAGGAGGTGGGCAAGGGCACGGGCCTGGGGCTGGCCGTGACCTATTCCATCATCAAGCGCCACGGCGGGCGCATCGAGGTGGAAAGCGCCCCGGGCCAGGGAACCGCCTTTGTCGTCTGCCTGCCCAAGGCCCCGGCCAACCCGGTGGCGCCCAAGGAGGCCGGCCATGTCGGCTAG
- a CDS encoding universal stress protein, producing the protein MERILVGIDARNPFWEALDRAMCLGPRIQARVSVLVVFPPGEGSGGEAAGSILRRVESEIAAATATGANVELFVTEGRFGPELIGAARQLKTTLLVATATGWDEQGGERETEDLGRILAGVDCRVELVSPKRGLAPKKDGL; encoded by the coding sequence ATGGAACGAATCCTCGTCGGCATCGACGCACGCAATCCCTTCTGGGAAGCCCTGGACCGGGCCATGTGCCTGGGACCGCGCATTCAGGCCAGGGTGAGCGTTTTGGTGGTGTTTCCCCCAGGCGAGGGGAGCGGGGGAGAGGCTGCCGGGTCCATCCTGCGGCGGGTCGAATCCGAGATTGCCGCCGCCACGGCGACTGGGGCCAACGTTGAGCTGTTTGTGACCGAGGGGCGCTTTGGGCCGGAGCTTATCGGCGCGGCGCGGCAGCTGAAAACGACCTTGCTGGTGGCGACAGCCACGGGCTGGGATGAACAGGGCGGGGAACGGGAAACCGAAGACCTGGGCAGAATCCTTGCCGGAGTGGATTGCCGGGTGGAACTGGTTTCGCCAAAGCGGGGTCTCGCACCCAAAAAGGACGGGCTATGA
- a CDS encoding sulfite exporter TauE/SafE family protein, giving the protein MTIPMELYLPIAGNSVNIAAVFGLGGAVGLLSGIFGVGGGFLMTPLLIMMGIPATVAAASDSNQIVGASTSGTLAHLRLGNVDVKMGLLLLIGGVLGGTVGVGIIKVLRQMGNADFLINITYVLMLGLVGGYMFVESLQSMRKAKAPAKAEPEKHVKSSAFGRLVGSLPWQMDFVRSGVRMSPLLPLFLGVLVGVLSAIMGVGGGFIMVPVMVYLLRMPMHVVVGTSLFQILFTCINVTVMQSATNHTVDFVLALILLIGSSLGAQLGAKVGKKLHGDQLKILLATLVLVVMFKILYELIARPDVLLAYVGGH; this is encoded by the coding sequence ATGACCATACCCATGGAACTCTATCTGCCTATCGCAGGCAACAGCGTGAACATTGCGGCCGTATTCGGCCTGGGCGGGGCGGTGGGCCTGCTCTCGGGCATCTTTGGCGTCGGCGGCGGGTTCCTGATGACCCCGCTCCTCATCATGATGGGCATTCCCGCCACCGTGGCCGCGGCCTCGGACTCCAACCAGATCGTCGGCGCGTCCACGTCGGGCACGCTGGCCCACCTGCGCCTGGGCAACGTCGACGTCAAGATGGGCCTGCTGCTGCTCATTGGCGGCGTGCTCGGCGGCACGGTCGGCGTCGGCATCATCAAGGTGCTGCGCCAGATGGGCAACGCCGACTTCCTGATCAACATCACCTACGTCCTGATGCTCGGTCTGGTTGGCGGCTACATGTTCGTGGAGAGCCTGCAATCCATGCGCAAGGCCAAGGCCCCGGCCAAGGCCGAACCGGAAAAGCACGTCAAGTCCAGCGCCTTTGGCCGACTGGTCGGCAGCCTGCCCTGGCAGATGGACTTTGTGCGCTCGGGCGTGCGCATGTCGCCGCTGCTGCCGCTGTTTCTCGGCGTCCTGGTTGGCGTCTTGTCGGCCATCATGGGCGTTGGCGGCGGCTTCATCATGGTCCCGGTCATGGTCTACCTGCTGCGCATGCCCATGCACGTGGTGGTGGGAACTAGCCTGTTCCAGATTCTTTTCACCTGCATAAACGTCACGGTGATGCAGTCTGCGACCAACCACACCGTGGACTTTGTCCTGGCGCTCATTTTGCTTATCGGCTCGTCCCTTGGGGCCCAGCTCGGGGCCAAGGTCGGCAAGAAACTGCACGGCGACCAGCTCAAGATCCTTCTGGCCACCCTGGTCCTCGTGGTGATGTTCAAGATCCTCTACGAACTGATTGCCCGGCCGGATGTTCTGCTGGCCTATGTCGGAGGTCATTAG
- a CDS encoding TIGR02186 family protein — MKRLLFALTLVVALPVLAAAAGLDFTVAPATIDIHALYNGTTLQIDGQVPAGSQVVLRFIGAPESVALKQKGKVFGLLWMNMNTLHFDNVPKVCLIESSTPLTDMGTAGTELGLESLAKGFGIEPATADRAMLLPEFLLLKSQEGLYRQEAGAVAMGEIRDGNQSFRATMRIPSRLSPGSYAIEAYAVKDGAIKARDVQAVEAALSGAPAFLANLAFNHGAWYGILASIIAILGGLGIGLVFQSKGAH; from the coding sequence ATGAAACGCTTGCTGTTTGCCCTCACCCTCGTTGTGGCCCTGCCGGTCCTGGCTGCGGCCGCGGGCCTGGATTTCACGGTCGCGCCGGCAACCATCGACATCCATGCCCTCTATAACGGCACAACCCTGCAGATCGACGGGCAGGTCCCGGCCGGCAGCCAGGTGGTGCTGCGGTTCATTGGCGCGCCCGAGAGCGTGGCCCTCAAGCAGAAGGGCAAGGTGTTTGGCCTGTTGTGGATGAACATGAACACCCTGCACTTTGACAATGTCCCCAAGGTCTGCCTGATCGAATCCTCGACGCCGCTGACAGATATGGGCACTGCCGGGACCGAGCTTGGACTGGAAAGTCTGGCCAAGGGCTTTGGCATCGAACCGGCCACGGCCGACCGCGCCATGCTCCTGCCGGAATTCCTGCTTCTGAAAAGCCAGGAAGGCCTTTATCGCCAGGAGGCCGGCGCGGTGGCCATGGGCGAAATCCGGGACGGCAACCAGTCCTTCCGGGCCACCATGCGCATCCCCTCGCGCCTCTCGCCCGGCAGCTACGCCATCGAAGCCTATGCCGTGAAAGACGGGGCCATTAAGGCCCGCGACGTCCAGGCCGTCGAGGCGGCGCTGAGCGGCGCGCCCGCCTTCCTGGCCAACCTCGCCTTCAACCATGGGGCATGGTACGGTATCCTGGCCTCGATCATCGCCATCCTGGGCGGCCTTGGCATCGGTCTGGTCTTCCAGAGCAAGGGAGCGCACTAG